The Geothrix oryzae DNA window ACCCGCGACGCCCCTCCCCCGACCGGCATCCCATTTCGCACCCCTCTCCCGGAGCCAGCCATGAGCGATGCCCCCTCCACCGTCCGCTTCCATCGGGTGCTCCGCGCGACGCCCGACAAGGTCTACCGGGCCTTCCTCGACCCGGACGCCATGGCGAAGTGGCTGCCCCCCTACGGATTCACCGGGAAGGTCCACCAGATGGACGCCCGGGTGGGCGGCGGGTACCGCATGTCCTTCACCAACTTCGGCACCGGCGGCACCCATGCCTTCGGGGGCACCTATCTGGAGCTGGTGCCCGCCCGGCGGCTGCGCTACGCCGACCGCTTCGACGATCCCAACCTCCCCGGCGACATGCAGGTCACCGTCAACCTGCGCCCCGTGAGCTGCGGCACGGAAGTGGACATCGTCCAGGAGGGCATCCCCGCCGTCATCCCCCCGGAGCTCTGCGTCCTCGGCTGGCAGGAGTCCCTGGCCCAGCTGGCCCTGCTGGTGGAGCCGGTCATCCCCGACGGGGCCTGAGAGGCCAGCTCCCGGCGAGGGTTCCCAACGCACCGGCGCTTTTGACCCCCGTCAAGACCTACCCGCTGCATCTAAACCACGGCCAGGGCCGACCGATCTCCCAGGTATGCGCCGCGTACGGCGCCCCCCGGAGATGCCATGCATCCAAGCAAGTTGATCGTCCTTCTCGCCGCCCCGGCCCTGGTCTCCACCGCTGGCGCCCAGACCCTCAAGCACGAAGATGCCGTGGCGTTCCTGAAGGAAGCCGTCGCCTACTACCAGACCCACGGACGGGCCGCAGCCCTGCGCGAATTCACCCTCCCCAGCGGCAAGTTCCGGCGCGCCGGCGGCGAGCTGTACATCACGGTCTACGATCAGAGCGGGAAGTGCTTGGCCCATGGCCAGGAGCCCGCCAAGGTGGGCGTGGACGCCCTGAACTCCAAGGATCCCGACGGCAAGCCCTTCATCCGGGAGCGCATCGAGACCGCCAAGGCCAAGGGTAAGGGCTGGCAAGACATCCAGTACAAGGATCCCAGGACCGGCCGCCCCGCCCCGAAGGCCATGTACTTCGAGCTGCATGACGGCCTGGTGTTCGGCACCGGCATCTACAAGAAGGGCTGAGGCCCTGAACCCGAGGAAAGGCGCTGACCTGCAGATCGACCTGCGGGTCAGCGCTTTTCTTTGGGCCGCCCCAGGCGCCCCAGGGGTTCTTCGATCCAGCGGTGCGCCCCGGCCGCGGCGAGGATGGCCAGCGCCAGGGCCAGGCTGAATCCCAGGCGACCCGTCCAGTGCGGCGCCACCAGCTTCATGGTGAAGGGGTGCAGTAGGTAAAGGCCGTAGCTCCAGGCGCCGAGCCGCGTGAGGCCCTTCCCGAACCACCCCGGCTCGCCGTCCCGCGTGAAGGCCGCCAGGGCCACGAGGCCTGTCACCACCAGCAGGTAGCGGTAGCGGAGCCAGCCCGTCAGGACCGCCAGGTGATCGAAGAACTGGGGCGTGGGCTTGACCAGCAGCCACACCAGCGGCAGGGCCAGCAGCAGGGCCACCTTGGGCTCGAGCCGCTGCTCCGTGCGGGCGTGCAGCCCCGCCAGCAGGGCCCCCCAGGCCAGAAGGAAGAGCTGGTTGGGGGCCATGACATAGGTGTGGAAGCGGTTCCACGGCTCCTGCGCCATGACGCCCTCGAGGGTGGAGGGCAGGCTCCACGCCCACAGGCCGAGGGCCAGGGCCGCCAGGAAGACGAGCCCACCCCGAGGCCCGCCCTTCTCCCGCAGCCAGGCCAGGGCCGGATAGGCGAAGTAGAGCAGGGCCACGAGGCCCACATACCAGCCCCCCGTCACCAGCGCATGGTTCGGGTGGATGGCGCCGAAGGTCAACGACAGGTTCTCGGCGATGAACCGCCAGGACGGCTCCGGCCCCATGCCCAGATGGAACGCCACATTCAGGGTGCAGACCACATAGAACACCGGCGCCAGGCGCAGGAAGCGGCGCAGCCAGAAGCGCGCGGGGCCCTCCTTCTGAAGACGGGGCCAGGGCGTGGTGCGGAACAGCACAAAGCCGCTCAGCACGAAGAAGGCCGACACGCTGTAGTTGCCCAGGCGCGCCATGGCGATGTTCGCGCCGCCGCCCGACTGCGAGATGTCGAACCACACCCCCAGGTGGTACACCGCCACGCAGAGGGCCAGGATGCCGCGCAGGGGATCCAGCAGGCCGAGGCGGGGAGGCGCTTTCACGGGCACTTCGGCCAAAGATCCTCCACCGTCATGGGCACTAGAAGCAGAACACCGATCAAATATTGATGAACACCGATCAGGATAGGGCCCAAAACCGCAGCTCAGCCCCTTCATTCTCGGCGGTCATCATTCCATTCGCGGTGTTGATCGGCGTTCCGCTCGGGTGTCGCTAGCGGTAGGCCACCACGCCCGAACCCTTCACCAGGCGCCCCAGCACCCAGGCGGGCTCTTCGGCGGCGTGGAGGTCGGCCAGCACTTCCTCGGCCCGGTCGGCCTTGGCCACCAGCACCATGCCCACGCCCAGGTTCAGGGCCTGGCGGGCGTCGTCGATCCCCAGGCCGCCCTTGGCCATCAGGAAGCGGAAGAGGGCCGGGATCTCCCAGCTGGCGGTGTCGATCTCGGCATTGAGGGTCTTGGGCAGCACGCGGGGGATGTTGTCGGTCAGGCCGCCGCCGGTGATGTGGGCCATGGCCACGAGCTTGTGGGCCTTCACCAGGGGCATCACCGGGGCCAGGTAGCTGCGGTGGATGGCCAGCAGGGCGTCCGCCACCGTGCGGTCGGTGCCGGGCAGCGTGTCGGTCACCTGGAGCTTCTCCAGCTCGAAGCAGACCTTGCGGGCCAGGGAGTAGCCGTTGGTGTGCAGCCCGGAGCTGGGCAGGCCGATCAGCACCTCGCCCTCGCCCATGGCGTCGAGGCGCGGCAGCAGGTCAGCTTCATCGACCACGCCCACGATGGTGCCGGCCACATCGACCTCGCCCTCGGCATAGACGCCGGGCATCTCCGCCAGCTCGCCGCCAATGAGGGCCGAGCCTGAATTTTTGCAGGCCGTGGCCATGCCCTTGACGATCTGCTCGATGACTTCCGGTTCCAGCTGCTGGGCCGCGATGTAGTCCAGGAAGAAGAGGGGCCGGGCGCCCTGTACGAGAATGTCGTTGATGCAGTGGTTCACCAGATCCTGGCCCACCGTGTCCCAAATACCGGCCCGCCGGGCCACCTTCATCTTGGTGCCCACGCCGTCCATGCTGCTGACGAGGATGGGCTTGGCCTCGGGAAACCGGGCATCAAAGAGGCCGCCGAACAGGCCGATGTCGCTGCGGACGCCCGGGGTCTTGGTGGCCTTCACCAGGGGCTTGATGCGCTTCAGGGCCTCGTCCTGGCGGTTGATGTCCACGCCGCTGGACGCGTAACTGACCTTCTCGCTCATGACCCCTCCGCAATCGACCATGATCCCACAGGGGCCTTTCCCGGCCGATGCCAAACCTCCCGGCGGAAACGGCCTATCTTGGGGGGTGCCATGGATGCCCTCTCGGTCAACGCCCTCGGCCCGGCCACCCTCGGTGCGCTGAGCGCCCTGCGGCCCGTGCCGCCCGTGGCCGCCCCCCCCGCCCTGGATGGAACGGCTTCCGCGGCCACCCTTTCCGTTCAGGATCTGGCCCAGGCCCTGTTCCAGCGGGCCCTCCAGACCGCCGTCCTGTCCCCCCTGGCGGAGCCCAGTGGCGGCAGCCTCGGCCTGGTGCAGGAAACCGCCGCCCCGCTGCTGGCGGCCCTGACCGCCCCCCAGGCGGCCGCGACCCCCACCGCGGCGGCGGATGCCACCACCTCAGCCATCACCCCGGCCATCACCCCACCGGCCGCCGCCACCGAGACCTCCACCACGGCCCCTCCCGCCAACCCGCCCGCGGCCGTCCCCGCGGAAGCCCCGGCCACCCAGGATGCCTTCGCCCAGGGCTCGAGCCTGGAGTTCGCCCTCCAGACCGCGCTGCGCTTCGGGGCCGGGGTCGGCGCCCCGGCGGCGCCGGCCTTGGCGGCCACCCCGGGGGCCGAGCTGGTGCGCGATGCCGCCGCGGTGCTGCGCACGGGCAACCTGCAGCCCCACGCCGGCGGCCCCGGTCCCGAGGCCTTCGCCCGGCCCCAGGCCCCCCTCCACCAGGTGCTGCGGAGCTACCAGGTCGTCCCGGCCGCCGAGGCCTCGGTGGGTCTGGATCTCACAGCCTGACCCGGCTGTATTTACCGGTCTTGTCCCGGCCTCCCGGGCGCCTCATCCTTGCGGGTGCGCCGGCCGATGAGGCGGTGGGAAGGGGAAGGCATGGACATGAGCGTCACGGGCGTCCTCAGCGCCTACGCCTACCAGAACACCCTCGCCCGGACCGGGAGCGCCAGCCAGGCCCTCAGTCAGGGCATGGCCGTGGGCCAGTCCCAGGCTGCCCAGGCCGCGACCCTGCTGAGCAGCGCCGGGACGGTGGACCCGGCCTCCGCCTTGAGCGGAGGGTCCAGCAGCCAAGCCCTAGTGTCCCTCGCCTATGGCGCTTCGGCTTCCTCTGGGAACGGCCCCGAAGCCGTGCAGGCCATGCTGGCCTCTCTGGGCGGCGGCACCTCCGCGCTGCTGGCCCCTTCGACGGACGGCCTGCCGGTGTCGGCGGCGGCCCTGACGCCCGCTTCCGCCACGGCCGCCCTGGTGCGCTACGCCTACGACCAGAGCCAGGATCCCAAGGCCGCCGAGCAGCAGGCCATCACCGCCGGCCAGCAGGCGCTGCTGAGTTCCGGTCTGAACCTGCTGGGGTGAAGGCCCCTGACCGGGTCTGGCGGGGCCTGGCCGGACTTGGCTGGGTCCGGCTGGGCCTGACCGGGCTGGGCCCGGCTGGGCGTAGACTGACCGGACCATGCCCGATCCCATGCCGTCCGATCTCATGCCCCCATCCTTCGATCGTGCCGCCGCCGAGGCCGCCGTCCGCGCGCTGCTGCGGAGCTTCGGCCAGGATGCGGACGCGCCGGAGCTGAAGGACACGCCCGCCCGGGTGGCCGAGTTCTGGACCGAGCGGCTGGCGGGCTACGGCATCGACCTGGCCACCGAGCTGAAGCCCCTGCCCGGCGACCTCTCCCCCGTGCCCGTCATCCTCGAGCGCATCCCCTTCGTGAGCACCTGCGAGCACCACCTGGCGCCCTTCGAGGGCCACGCCACGATCGGCTATCTGCCAGGAGCCGGCGGCACCGTGGGCCTCAGCAAGCTCGTGCGCGTGGTGCAGGCCTATGCCTGGCGTCTGCAGGTGCAGGAGCGCATGGCCCAGCAGATCGCCGACGCCCTGCGCACCCACCTGCGCCCCGCCGCCTGGGGCGTGCAGCTCGTGGCCGTGCACACCTGCATGGGCCACCGCGGCGTAAAGACCCCCGGCGTGCCCGTGCGCACCACCCTCATGGGCGGCGCCTGGGAGCAGCAGCCTCCCGTCCCCTTCCGCCTCTGAGCGCCGCCATGTTCCGCGTGACCTCCGATCCCCACCGGAACCGGCTCTACATCACGCTGTCGGGCCATCTCGAAGGCACCGAGCGCCAGGAGAGCCTGAAGGCCATCCTCGCCGAGGCCAGCCGTCTGGATCCGGGCTTCGGCGTGGTCACCGACATCTCCGCCCTCCACCCCTCCGACCAGGAGGGCTTCAAGGACTTCCTCCGCGCCAAGTCCGCCCTGAAGCTCCGGGGCGTCGGCCCCATCGTCCGCGTGGTGAAGATCCCCCTCAGCCGCCTGCAGGTGACCCGCGTCTCCGAGGCCGCCGGGTACGAAGCCCACAGCGTGGACAGCCTCGAAGCCGCCGACCGGCACCTGGATGCCCTGCAGGCCGGATCGGGCCCCGAGGCTTGATCCCCGGTCGGGGGATTGGGCGCATCATGATGTCCAAACGAACCTCGATTCATGGATGGGCGCGCGCATGAAAGCAATCCTGCGATCTCTGGGGGCGGTGGCGGCCGGCCTGGCGCTGGCCTTCGTCCTGGTGATCGGCGTCGAGCTGCTCAGCTCGGTGGTCCACCCCTTTCCCGTCCCCTTCGATGGCGACATCCCCGCCCATGTGCGGCGCTACCCGGGCTGGGTGCTGAGTGGGGTGGTCTTCGCCTGGGGGGCGACCTTCGTCCTCGCCACCGGGGTCGCCTCCCGGATCGGAAACCGGATGACGGGGGCGGTCGTCGGGGGCCTGCTGGCCTGCGCGCTGCTCTTCAACCTGGCCATGCTGCCGTATGCGCCGTGGTTCAAGGTCGCCATGCTCCTGGCGTGCCCCTTCGCCTGCTGGGCGGGCGTCCGCCTGGGCCAGGCGCGCGCCGCAGCGGACGGATCATGAGGGCCCGATGAGGATCAGCCCCCACCCGCGGGCCGAACCCTCGGCTCCTGCCCCCTGGAGACCCCTCATGGCCAAGGTTCTTCGCCTGCTCCTCGCGGTGCTGCTCGGGTTCGTCGTCGGCAGCCTCGTCAACGGGGGGCTCATCCTCCTCAGCGGCAAGGTCATCCCCCCGCCGGCCGGGGCCGATGTGACGACCACCGAAGGGTTGAAGGCCTCCCTGCACCTCTTCGAGGCGAAGCACTTCATCTTCCCCTTCCTGGCCCACGCGCTGGGAACGCTTTCCGGCGCCTTCGTGGCGGGCCTGCTGGCGCCCCGCCGATCCGCCCTTCCCGCCTACACCGTGGGCGGGCTCTTCCTGCTGGGCGGCCTGGCCAGCGTCCTCATGCTCCCGGCCCCGGCCTGGTTCAGCACCCTCGACCTCGTGCTGGCCTACCTGCCCGCCGCGTGGCTCGGGCAGGCTTTGGCGATTCAAATTCAAAGTGACCGAAATAGTGACGACTAAGTTTTTATTAGGCCTATTCTCTGTGAGGATTTCGTATTATGAATCAGCCAAGCGACAAGAATACTGGTATCGAACATGAGTTCCGCCAACTTGAGCATGTCTACAGCACCTATCTCAATGCGAAGATCACAGCGTCAAACAAATATTCATTGGATGATCCAAGGAGGGTCGAGGCTGATCTAAGCGAGTTAGAAAAGGCTCATTTGCATCTTCTACAGAGCAAACTCAGCGCGACAATTGCGCAAGAAAAATTAAAAGGTATGGCTAGGACTGCCGCAGAAAATGCTAATTTTAGCAAAATATTGTTAATTCTTAACCTTGTCATAGCCACTGCAACAATAGTTTATGTCTGGATTACATGGCGGTCGGTCTCGGCAATGCAAGAGAACAACGAGATTCAACGGCAACTCCTTCAGCTCCAAAAGTCTAAATGAATTTTTATGATACCAAATCACACTTTAAATTTTGATTCAATATGCATTATCGCCCTTTCTTTTATTTTCTCTACCTCTCAGTTCATTACTTTGATGCAGGCTGGGTCGTTACATCCCCATTGCCAGGCCTGGCAAGGCTTGATCATTTGGCACTGATCTTGTTCATGAGCCCACAACGGCTTGATTTCATCCCCTAACCGCCCCCATTCCCTCTTCCGCCGTTGCAAGTCGCCCTTCAACCATGGCTTTCTGCATCGTTCTCTTCTTCTGCAGGACTGGAGGTCACATGAGAGGGATGGCGGCAGGACTGAGCCTGGGGTTGGGCCTGGGATTGATGGTGGGCTGTTCGGTCACGGCGAAGCTCTATCCGGTCCAGACCGCACCGGTGTCTGCGCCGGAGCCGTCCGCCCAGCCCCTGGTCGCGGAGCTGGTGTTCGCCGGGCTCGGCAAGTCGGGCACGGTCACGGTGCCGGTGGCCGCGGGCGAGGTGTGCCGGGGCCCCTATTCCTTCATGGAACCCAACCCCGCCACGCTGGACAAGAACACCCTTTCGGCGGCCTGGGACCAGGTCTACGGGCCGGGCTACTATGTGGCGCATGTCCTGGGCATGTACCACGCGGTCACGGAACTGAGGGGCAGCCAGGGCACCATCCTGTGGATGGATTTCTACCGGACGCCCGGCGAGGGGCGGGGTTCCCAGATCCTGGGCGTGGCCAAGGACAATCGGTCGAACCTCTACAAGGTCGTGTTCTGATCTCCCGGTCCGAGCCGCGGCGCCCGGTCCGAGCCCCCGCCTTCACCGAGTTCCTGGAGCCCCCATGCTGACCCGCCTCTCCCCCAGGACCGCCGCCCGCGCGCTGACCGAGTTCTGGTCGCCCCGCGTGATCGGCGAGCTTGATGATGCGTATGTGAAGGTGGCCAAGCTGCACGGCTCCCTGACCTGGCACAGCCACGAGCACGAGGACGAGCTGTTCTTCATCCTCAAGGGGCACCTGCGGATCGAGCTGGAGGACGGGGTTGTGACGCTTGGCGAGGGCGACCTGTTCATCGTGCCCAAGGGCACGCGCCACAACCCGGTCGCCGAGGAGGAGTGCCATGTCCTGCTCGTCGAGCGCAAGACGACCCTGCACACCGGGGAGGTGACGACGGAAAAGACCCGCACCCTCGCCGAGCAGCTGCGCCCCCTGCCGCTTCCGGGCGCCGGAGGCGACGGGTCTTGATGCGGGCCGCCCGGGGAGTCGCCTGGGGAGCCGCCGGATGGGGCTGGGCGTTCCTCCAGAGGCTCCGGGTGTTCCGGCCTGAGGCGACACGGCTCGAAACCCCGCCGGCGGTGGGCCTGGGGGTGGACCTGGGGGAGAGCTTCCTCCTGGGCGCGAACCTCCCCTGGCTCTCCTGCGGCAACGATTTCGGAAGCAACGCCTGGCATCCCGAGGGGGGGATCGCGGCGCCGGGAAACCTCGCGCGAACCCGGCAGGCCTTCGCCGCGCTGCAGCGGGACGGGATCACCTGCCTCCGCTGGTTCCTGTTCGCGGACGGGCGCTCGGGCATCGCCACGGATCCGGCCGGGCGGCCCCTGGGCCTGGATTCCCGCGTCTTTCCCGACCTTGACCTGGCCTTCGCCCTGGCCGCCGACCACGGCCTTCGCCTCCTGCCCGTCTGCTTCGATTTCCTCCTGTGCGGGCCGGAGGCGTGGACCCATGGGGTGCAACTGGGCGGCCGGAGCGAATGGCTCCGCGATGCGGCCCAATGGCAGACCCTGGAAGAGGAGGTGCTGGCGCCCGTGTTCCAGCGGTACGGAACGCACCCCGCCCTCCTCGCCTGGGACCTCTTCAACGAGCCGGAGTGGGCCGCGTTCGGGATGGGGTGGGAGGGGGCCGGCGTTCAGCCCTGGACGCTCCGGGCCCGCCTCCGGCGGATGGCCGCACTGGCCCATCGCCACGGGGACCGGCCCGTGACCGTGGGGCTCGGCACCACCCGGGGGCTGCCCCTGGTGCGCGGCATCGGCCTGGACCTCTATCAGATCCACTGGTACGACCAGCACGATGCGGCCTCCCCCTTGGACCGCCCCGTGGCGCGCCTGGGCCTGGACCGGCCCCTGCTGCTGGGGGAATACCCCACCCGGAATTCCCGCCTGAGCCCGGCCCAGATCGTGGCGCTGGCCCGCCAGCATGGCTACTGCGGGGCCCTGGCCTGGTCGGTCCTGGCAGAGGACGCCTCCTCGGGTTTGCCCTCGACGGTCCGGCCCGCCGGCGCGCCGCCCTCCTGAAGCTCGGAGGCCCAGGGAGTGGACACGCCCTGGCGCATCGCTTCCGGTAGCATGGCCCCATGTCCCTCCCCACCCCGGAACTCAGGCTCGGCTACGAGCTGTTCTCCAAGCTGCTGACCTGGGCGGCGGGCAAGCGCCAGTCCAAGCGGTTGGAGGCGCTGAAATCCGCGGCCTTCCAGGAGCTGTTGAAAGGCGAGGGGGCGGACCTGGAGCTGGTGGCCTCGGTGCTGAAGGAGATCCACAAGGCGGCGGACACCTCAGCCAAGGCCATCCGCCTGGAGAGCCTGTACGACAGCGCCACCCAGCCCCCCGCCAAGGCCAAGAAGCCCGAGCGGCGCCGAAGGGCGGCCAAGAAGGAGCCGGGCCCCAAGGGTTGAAGATCTGAGCCCGAGATTCGAGTCCGTCTAGGCGGACTCGGGATGCCAGGGCTCCGGCATGGTGCTGATGGGAGCCGCGCCGCGGCCCTTCCAGCGCCAAAGCAGGACGATGCCCACCAGGACGGCGATCACGCCTAAGACGCTGGCTTCCAGCCCGAAGGCCCCGCCGCTCACCCACTCCGGCCGGCCATGGAAGACCGGCCGCACCCAGCCGTGCTGGGCCGCGGTGCCGCTGACCCCGAAGCCGAGAACCGTGCCTTGGGTCCAGTTCCAGCCCAGGTGAATGCCGATGGGCAGAGCCAGGCTGCGGGTGCGGAGGTAGCCCAGGCCCAGGAACACGGCGGCGAGGGCGATGTCGAGGGTGGCCCAGAGCTTCGTCGCGCCGTGCATGCCGGGGTTGCCCCAGTGGGCGAACCCGAAGAAGAGCGCGAGGATCACCTGCGCAGGCCAGGCGCCCACGCCGTCCAGCAGACGCTGGAAGACGAAGCCTCGGAACAGGTTCTCCTCCCAGCAGGCCACCAGCGCGAACACCACGAAACCCTGGCTCAGGGCCCGGAAGCTGCGGGCGGGATCCAACTCCCAGGTCACGCCGCCCACACCCCAGAGCAGGCCGGCCGCCAGCACCATCACGCCGACGCCCAGCAGGGTGCCCCAGGCGAATTCCCCGGCCCACCGGCCGTCCAGCCGCCACCCGGTGCTGGCGAGGGACTCCTTGCGCAGCCGCGTGCAGATCCAGGCCGCCAGCAGGGACACCCCGAAGAGCAGCCCCACCACCCAGTCCCCGCTGCGGACGCCGAGCCGCTTGAGCCCGGGGACCAGAAGCAGCTGGAAGCCGGCGAGGCAGCCCGCCAGGAGGGCCAGGTAGATGAGCGCCCACCATCCGTTTCGAAGACCCTTGTCTTCATTGAAAAAAAGGGACTTCATGCGGGTCTCCGGGCTGAAGTTGAGCTACGCCCGGGAGCTGGGATCGTTTACGGGCGCTCGACGAAGGCCCGTAGGCGGCTCAGGGCATCGTCCCACTGCCGCGAAATGCGCTCGAGGTACCGATGCGCATCGTCGAGCCGCTTGGGTTCGAGCTCCCAGATGCGCTCGCGCCCCTGGCGGCGGCTCCGCACCAGGCCGGCCCCGGACAACACGCCGAGGTGCTTGGTGATGGCCTGCCGGGACACGGCGGCGGAGCGGCTCAGGCCCGCGATCGAGAGGGGCCCGCCGGCGCACAGGCGGGCGACCAGCTGCAGCCGCGTCCGGTCGCCCAGGGCCGCGAAGAGCGGGGCGGCCTCCCGGACGGGGATTGGGGCGGGGATCCGGGCGGGGGCGTTCAAGCCGCCCTCACCCGGCGACATGGCGCTGAAGGTTGCCCAGCTGCTCGGCCCACCCTCCGCTGTTCATCCGGAAGGCCGCCTCGCGCCGGTTCGCGGGGATCTGGTCGAAGCCCGATTCGACCACCGTGAGCCGCGTCCCCTCGGCCACCGCTTCGAGCCAGAACTCGACGAGCGTGGTGGGCTCGCCCGAGTAGTCCACCTCCGGATCGACCGAAGCCGGGTGCCAGCGGAACGAGAACAGCGTCTGGGCGACCATCTGCTCCACCCACACCTCCATGGTGAGGTGTTCGTAGCCCGGGTAGGTGATCGAGCCCCGGGTGCGCCGGCCGGGCAGGAAGGGGCCCTCCAGCTTCACCCGGAACCAGGCGCCGAAGGCCTCGGCGTCCACGAGCGCCTGCCAGACGCGCGCTTGCGGCGCCCGCAGCAGGATCTCCTTCTCGATGCGATCGAGGCTCGATGGGCCCATGGGCAACCTCCGGATGGCAGGTTAATCCGCGCCTCACCAAGCGCAACCAAGGAGTTGCATTATTTCATTCTCGTCTTTTTTTGAACCAATCAAAATATTCACAATAAACAATTTATATAAATAATGCCTCCTACCCTTGGCAGAATTTACAGGCGCGATCGCGCCGTTGCCTTATGGTTCATTCCACCCAGGGAGGACCCATGCTCGAGGCCCCGAGGATCCTGCACATCGTGGCCCAGTCCGCCGCCATCATCCGCTTCACCATCCCGCGGGCGGAGATCCAGGCCGTCATGGGCCCCGGCATCGCCGAGCTGATGGCCACCGTGGCAAATCAGGGCCTCGCCCCCACCGGGGCCCTCTTCTCGCACCACCTGCGGATGGATCCCGAGCGCTTCGACTTCGAGCTAGGGGTGCCGATCAAGGGGACCGTGGTCCCGGCGGGCCGCGTCATGCCCGGGCACCTGCCCACGGCGACGGTGGCCCGGACGACCTACCAGGGCGGTTACGAGGGCC harbors:
- a CDS encoding SRPBCC family protein produces the protein MSDAPSTVRFHRVLRATPDKVYRAFLDPDAMAKWLPPYGFTGKVHQMDARVGGGYRMSFTNFGTGGTHAFGGTYLELVPARRLRYADRFDDPNLPGDMQVTVNLRPVSCGTEVDIVQEGIPAVIPPELCVLGWQESLAQLALLVEPVIPDGA
- a CDS encoding cache domain-containing protein, whose product is MHPSKLIVLLAAPALVSTAGAQTLKHEDAVAFLKEAVAYYQTHGRAAALREFTLPSGKFRRAGGELYITVYDQSGKCLAHGQEPAKVGVDALNSKDPDGKPFIRERIETAKAKGKGWQDIQYKDPRTGRPAPKAMYFELHDGLVFGTGIYKKG
- a CDS encoding acyltransferase family protein gives rise to the protein MPVKAPPRLGLLDPLRGILALCVAVYHLGVWFDISQSGGGANIAMARLGNYSVSAFFVLSGFVLFRTTPWPRLQKEGPARFWLRRFLRLAPVFYVVCTLNVAFHLGMGPEPSWRFIAENLSLTFGAIHPNHALVTGGWYVGLVALLYFAYPALAWLREKGGPRGGLVFLAALALGLWAWSLPSTLEGVMAQEPWNRFHTYVMAPNQLFLLAWGALLAGLHARTEQRLEPKVALLLALPLVWLLVKPTPQFFDHLAVLTGWLRYRYLLVVTGLVALAAFTRDGEPGWFGKGLTRLGAWSYGLYLLHPFTMKLVAPHWTGRLGFSLALALAILAAAGAHRWIEEPLGRLGRPKEKR
- the purM gene encoding phosphoribosylformylglycinamidine cyclo-ligase; this translates as MSEKVSYASSGVDINRQDEALKRIKPLVKATKTPGVRSDIGLFGGLFDARFPEAKPILVSSMDGVGTKMKVARRAGIWDTVGQDLVNHCINDILVQGARPLFFLDYIAAQQLEPEVIEQIVKGMATACKNSGSALIGGELAEMPGVYAEGEVDVAGTIVGVVDEADLLPRLDAMGEGEVLIGLPSSGLHTNGYSLARKVCFELEKLQVTDTLPGTDRTVADALLAIHRSYLAPVMPLVKAHKLVAMAHITGGGLTDNIPRVLPKTLNAEIDTASWEIPALFRFLMAKGGLGIDDARQALNLGVGMVLVAKADRAEEVLADLHAAEEPAWVLGRLVKGSGVVAYR
- the folE gene encoding GTP cyclohydrolase I, translating into MPDPMPSDLMPPSFDRAAAEAAVRALLRSFGQDADAPELKDTPARVAEFWTERLAGYGIDLATELKPLPGDLSPVPVILERIPFVSTCEHHLAPFEGHATIGYLPGAGGTVGLSKLVRVVQAYAWRLQVQERMAQQIADALRTHLRPAAWGVQLVAVHTCMGHRGVKTPGVPVRTTLMGGAWEQQPPVPFRL
- a CDS encoding cupin domain-containing protein produces the protein MLTRLSPRTAARALTEFWSPRVIGELDDAYVKVAKLHGSLTWHSHEHEDELFFILKGHLRIELEDGVVTLGEGDLFIVPKGTRHNPVAEEECHVLLVERKTTLHTGEVTTEKTRTLAEQLRPLPLPGAGGDGS
- a CDS encoding CPBP family intramembrane glutamic endopeptidase — protein: MKSLFFNEDKGLRNGWWALIYLALLAGCLAGFQLLLVPGLKRLGVRSGDWVVGLLFGVSLLAAWICTRLRKESLASTGWRLDGRWAGEFAWGTLLGVGVMVLAAGLLWGVGGVTWELDPARSFRALSQGFVVFALVACWEENLFRGFVFQRLLDGVGAWPAQVILALFFGFAHWGNPGMHGATKLWATLDIALAAVFLGLGYLRTRSLALPIGIHLGWNWTQGTVLGFGVSGTAAQHGWVRPVFHGRPEWVSGGAFGLEASVLGVIAVLVGIVLLWRWKGRGAAPISTMPEPWHPESA
- a CDS encoding ArsR/SmtB family transcription factor; this encodes MNAPARIPAPIPVREAAPLFAALGDRTRLQLVARLCAGGPLSIAGLSRSAAVSRQAITKHLGVLSGAGLVRSRRQGRERIWELEPKRLDDAHRYLERISRQWDDALSRLRAFVERP
- a CDS encoding SRPBCC family protein, which codes for MGPSSLDRIEKEILLRAPQARVWQALVDAEAFGAWFRVKLEGPFLPGRRTRGSITYPGYEHLTMEVWVEQMVAQTLFSFRWHPASVDPEVDYSGEPTTLVEFWLEAVAEGTRLTVVESGFDQIPANRREAAFRMNSGGWAEQLGNLQRHVAG
- a CDS encoding GyrI-like domain-containing protein; this encodes MLEAPRILHIVAQSAAIIRFTIPRAEIQAVMGPGIAELMATVANQGLAPTGALFSHHLRMDPERFDFELGVPIKGTVVPAGRVMPGHLPTATVARTTYQGGYEGLGSAWREFDVWIAAEGHTPAPDLWECYVAGPESGPDPATWRTELNRPLVR